One Polaribacter sp. KT25b DNA segment encodes these proteins:
- the hemH gene encoding ferrochelatase has translation MKGILLNNLGSPDSTETKDVKKYLGEFLMDERVIDIPYWKRWLLINGIILKTRPKKSGAAYKKIWWKEGSPLVVISERFTKKLIKKVDIPVALAMRYGSMTMENGIKELADKGVTEIFLAPMYPHYAMSSYETVVTKAEEIIAEKYPNIKLDTLPPFYNEPDYIKAMSNNIANHLKGFDYDHILFSYHGIPERHILKSDVTKSHCKIDGSCCERNSVAHHTCYRHQCFETTKEIAKTLQLKKGTYSNSFQSRLLKDPWLKPYTDFELEKFPSEGKKKLAVITPAFVADCLETLEEIAMEGKDEFLKFGGTDYKHIPCMNDNDDWVDVVVKWINDWKNK, from the coding sequence ATGAAAGGAATATTACTAAACAATTTAGGATCACCAGATTCTACAGAAACAAAAGATGTTAAAAAATATCTAGGCGAATTTTTAATGGACGAACGCGTAATTGATATTCCTTATTGGAAACGTTGGTTACTAATAAACGGAATTATTTTAAAAACGCGTCCTAAAAAATCTGGCGCTGCTTATAAAAAAATATGGTGGAAAGAAGGTTCTCCTTTGGTTGTAATATCAGAAAGATTTACAAAAAAATTAATTAAAAAAGTTGATATTCCTGTAGCTTTAGCAATGCGTTATGGTTCTATGACCATGGAAAACGGAATTAAAGAATTAGCAGATAAAGGAGTAACAGAAATCTTTTTAGCACCAATGTATCCGCATTATGCAATGTCTTCTTACGAAACTGTTGTTACAAAAGCAGAAGAGATTATTGCAGAAAAATATCCGAATATAAAATTAGACACATTACCTCCTTTTTATAATGAACCAGATTATATAAAAGCAATGAGCAACAATATTGCTAATCATTTAAAAGGCTTTGATTACGATCATATTTTGTTTTCTTATCACGGAATTCCAGAGCGTCATATTTTAAAATCTGATGTTACAAAAAGTCATTGTAAAATTGATGGTTCTTGTTGTGAGAGAAACTCTGTTGCACATCACACTTGCTACAGACATCAATGTTTTGAAACCACCAAAGAAATCGCAAAAACCTTACAATTAAAAAAAGGCACGTATAGCAATTCGTTTCAATCTCGTTTATTAAAAGATCCTTGGCTAAAACCTTATACTGATTTCGAATTGGAGAAATTCCCATCCGAAGGCAAGAAAAAATTAGCCGTTATTACCCCCGCTTTTGTGGCAGATTGTCTAGAAACTTTAGAGGAAATTGCCATGGAAGGAAAAGATGAATTTTTAAAATTTGGAGGTACAGAT
- a CDS encoding helix-turn-helix transcriptional regulator, translated as MIENVGESSFEEINLEKGFYILHFQNESNEIQCFEREINSTFIQIHFCLRGNSKFLFNNGAYSFDVLDNRSILLYNPQRILPINLEIQPKTTLISLLISIEKFHALFSKESGYIPFLSSENSNKKYYDDKEIKTTESIVLQQIINSNINSSIRELYVKGKVYELLSLHFQKDETADGEYCPFLVDEENVLKIRRAKEIIISRMAEPPSLQELANEIGLNIKKLKEGFKQIYGDTVFSFLLDYKMEHARRLLESNQFNVNEVGTQIGYSTASHFIAAFKKKFGTTPKKYVMGLNQ; from the coding sequence ATGATTGAAAATGTCGGCGAAAGTTCTTTTGAAGAAATTAATTTAGAAAAAGGTTTTTATATACTTCATTTTCAGAACGAAAGCAACGAAATTCAATGTTTTGAAAGAGAAATAAATAGCACCTTTATACAAATTCACTTTTGTTTGCGTGGTAATTCTAAATTTCTTTTTAATAATGGCGCATATTCTTTTGATGTTTTAGACAACAGATCTATACTTTTATATAATCCGCAGAGAATTTTACCTATTAATTTAGAGATTCAACCAAAAACAACCTTAATTTCATTATTAATTTCTATTGAAAAATTCCATGCATTATTCTCTAAAGAATCTGGATATATTCCATTTTTAAGTAGTGAAAATAGTAACAAAAAATATTACGATGATAAAGAAATAAAAACAACAGAATCTATTGTTTTACAACAAATCATCAACTCTAACATTAATAGTTCTATTCGAGAATTATATGTAAAAGGAAAAGTATACGAATTACTGAGTTTACATTTTCAAAAAGATGAAACTGCAGATGGAGAGTATTGCCCGTTTTTAGTAGATGAAGAAAATGTTTTAAAAATTAGAAGAGCAAAAGAAATAATTATTTCTAGAATGGCAGAACCGCCAAGTTTACAAGAATTAGCAAATGAAATTGGTTTAAATATCAAAAAATTAAAAGAAGGTTTTAAACAAATTTATGGCGACACTGTATTTAGTTTTTTGTTAGATTATAAAATGGAACATGCAAGAAGATTGCTAGAAAGTAATCAATTTAATGTAAATGAAGTTGGCACACAAATTGGCTATAGTACTGCAAGTCATTTTATTGCAGCATTTAAGAAGAAATTTGGAACAACGCCCAAAAAATATGTAATGGGTTTGAATCAATAA
- the hemE gene encoding uroporphyrinogen decarboxylase, producing the protein MIKNDLFLRALKGETVDRPPVWMMRQAGRYLPEFQEIKKKYDFFTRCQTPELASEITVQPIRRYGMDAAILFSDILVIPQAMNIEVEMKPNFGPYLPNPIRTQKDLDRVIVPDVHETLGYVMEAIKATKEKLNDEVPLIGFAGSPWTILCYCVQGQGSKNFDKAKELCFTNPVVAHSLLQKITDTTIAYLKAKVEAGVDAVQVFDSWGGMLSPVDYQEFSWQYIQQIIDALKDETPVIAFGKGCWFALDKMAKSGASALGVDWTCSPRNARYLSGGQITLQGNFDPTRLFSPPKVIKKMVHEMINEFGKDKLVVNLGHGILPNIPLENAKAFIDAVKEYKN; encoded by the coding sequence ATGATAAAAAACGATTTATTTTTAAGAGCATTAAAAGGAGAAACTGTAGATAGGCCGCCAGTTTGGATGATGCGTCAAGCAGGAAGATATTTGCCAGAATTTCAAGAAATCAAAAAGAAATACGATTTTTTTACACGTTGTCAAACTCCAGAATTAGCATCAGAAATTACTGTACAACCTATCAGAAGATACGGAATGGATGCTGCAATTTTGTTTTCAGATATTTTGGTAATTCCACAAGCGATGAATATTGAAGTGGAAATGAAACCAAATTTTGGACCTTATTTACCAAATCCTATTCGTACTCAAAAAGATTTAGATCGTGTAATTGTTCCTGATGTTCATGAAACTTTAGGCTATGTAATGGAAGCGATAAAAGCAACCAAAGAAAAGCTAAATGATGAGGTTCCATTAATAGGTTTTGCAGGTTCACCTTGGACAATTTTGTGCTATTGTGTACAAGGGCAAGGCTCTAAAAACTTTGATAAAGCAAAAGAATTATGTTTTACAAATCCTGTTGTGGCTCACTCTTTATTGCAAAAAATTACAGACACCACAATAGCCTATTTAAAAGCAAAAGTTGAAGCTGGTGTAGATGCAGTTCAGGTTTTTGATTCTTGGGGAGGTATGTTATCGCCAGTAGATTATCAAGAATTTTCTTGGCAATATATTCAGCAAATTATTGATGCTTTAAAAGATGAAACACCAGTAATTGCATTCGGAAAAGGATGTTGGTTTGCTTTAGATAAAATGGCGAAATCTGGCGCTTCTGCGTTGGGTGTAGATTGGACGTGTTCTCCAAGAAATGCTCGTTATTTATCAGGAGGACAAATTACTTTGCAAGGTAATTTCGATCCAACAAGATTATTTTCTCCACCAAAAGTTATCAAAAAAATGGTGCATGAAATGATTAATGAATTTGGTAAAGACAAATTAGTTGTAAATTTAGGTCATGGTATTTTGCCAAACATTCCTTTAGAAAATGCAAAAGCATTTATAGACGCAGTAAAAGAGTATAAAAACTAA
- the hemA gene encoding glutamyl-tRNA reductase, giving the protein MLEDRQEHFYNIGVSYKKADAKTRGKFSLSKENQIALLELSKEKGYTGVFILSTCNRTEISGFAERPCQLIELLCEFSEGTIQEFSQVSNVYKDNDAIKHLFRIGTGLESQILGDYEIVGQLKQSLKLAKSVKTTNAYLERLINSVLQASKRIKNETKLSSGTTSVSYAAVQYIIKNLPDYNSKNILVFGLGKMGKHTCKNLAEYTQNKSVCLINRTEEKAAEFVKEHASIRKSTIGNLSEEIKKADVLIVSTGSDKPTITKKHISENKELLILDLSMPENVSKEVADFKGVSLVNVDELSKITDETLTIRLQEVPLAESIIVSHKKEFKRWLNHRSFTPTIAALKVSLENIKNDEINFQKKKIDNFDENQAEILTSRIIQKITTQFVKHLKDDETSVSESIQIINKVFHHK; this is encoded by the coding sequence ATGTTAGAAGATAGGCAAGAGCACTTTTACAATATTGGGGTTAGTTATAAAAAAGCAGACGCTAAAACGCGTGGTAAATTTTCTTTATCAAAAGAGAATCAAATTGCTTTGTTAGAACTTTCTAAAGAAAAAGGATACACAGGTGTATTTATTTTATCTACATGCAACAGAACAGAAATATCTGGTTTTGCAGAGCGTCCTTGTCAATTAATTGAACTTTTATGTGAGTTTTCAGAAGGTACAATTCAAGAATTTTCGCAAGTATCAAATGTTTATAAAGACAATGATGCTATTAAACACTTATTTAGAATTGGTACTGGTTTAGAAAGTCAAATTTTAGGTGATTATGAAATTGTTGGTCAATTAAAGCAATCTTTAAAATTGGCAAAATCTGTAAAAACTACAAATGCATATTTAGAAAGGTTAATAAATAGTGTTTTACAAGCGAGTAAACGCATAAAAAATGAAACCAAATTAAGTTCAGGAACTACTTCTGTTTCTTATGCTGCCGTGCAATATATTATCAAAAACTTGCCAGATTATAACTCTAAAAACATTTTGGTTTTTGGGCTTGGTAAAATGGGTAAACATACTTGTAAAAACTTGGCAGAATATACCCAAAATAAATCGGTTTGTTTAATAAATAGAACAGAAGAAAAGGCCGCAGAGTTTGTAAAAGAACATGCTTCTATTAGAAAATCTACGATAGGTAATTTATCAGAAGAAATAAAAAAAGCAGATGTTTTAATTGTTTCTACTGGTTCTGATAAACCTACAATTACAAAAAAACACATATCAGAAAATAAAGAATTACTAATTTTAGATTTATCTATGCCAGAAAATGTTTCTAAAGAAGTTGCTGATTTTAAAGGTGTTTCTTTAGTAAATGTTGATGAGCTTTCTAAAATTACTGATGAAACTTTGACTATTCGTTTGCAAGAAGTTCCGTTAGCAGAAAGTATTATAGTATCGCATAAAAAAGAATTTAAAAGATGGTTAAATCATAGAAGTTTTACACCTACAATTGCCGCTTTAAAGGTTTCTTTAGAGAATATTAAAAATGATGAAATAAATTTTCAGAAAAAGAAAATAGATAATTTTGATGAAAATCAAGCAGAAATATTAACTTCACGCATCATTCAAAAAATTACAACTCAGTTTGTGAAACATTTAAAAGATGATGAAACTTCTGTATCAGAAAGTATTCAAATCATCAATAAAGTGTTTCATCACAAATAA
- the hemL gene encoding glutamate-1-semialdehyde 2,1-aminomutase has product MKFKKSEKLYKKGLKNLVGAVNSPVRAFSSVGGNPLFIKKAKGTKITDVDGNKYIDLVLSYGPMILGHRHKKVQKAVEKALKNGYSFGASTENEIKLAKIVCDAFPGMDKVRFVNSGTEAVLSGIRLARAFTGKDKIIKFAGCYHGHQDALLVAAGSGLATLSLPGSKGVPEGAVKNTLIANYNDLESVKKHFKEYKDIAAVIIEPIAGNMGVVLPEDNFLVELKKYLESKGALLIADEVMTGFRSKFGGAQELLGVQADITCLGKVIGGGFPVGAYGARNEIMEMVAPLGGMYQAGTLSGNPIAMAAGIATLTELKKQNPYEHFEEIASILEVLLLESAKKHKIGLVVNRFGSMINPFFLKGEVTNFVEAQLSDTKKFAVFFWEMINNGVFLPPSQFEAWFLSSALTDKDIKKIATAIDKAMLAVSKM; this is encoded by the coding sequence ATGAAATTCAAAAAATCAGAAAAATTATATAAAAAAGGATTAAAAAACCTTGTAGGAGCAGTAAATTCTCCAGTAAGAGCATTTTCTTCAGTTGGTGGAAATCCGTTGTTTATCAAAAAAGCAAAAGGAACTAAAATTACAGATGTTGATGGAAACAAGTATATAGATTTAGTACTTTCTTACGGACCAATGATTTTAGGTCACAGACATAAAAAAGTGCAAAAAGCTGTTGAAAAAGCGTTGAAAAATGGTTATTCTTTTGGAGCATCAACAGAAAACGAAATAAAGTTAGCAAAAATAGTTTGTGATGCTTTTCCTGGAATGGATAAAGTTAGGTTTGTAAATTCTGGAACAGAAGCTGTTTTAAGTGGTATTCGTTTAGCAAGAGCTTTTACAGGTAAAGACAAAATTATAAAATTTGCTGGTTGTTATCATGGGCATCAAGATGCATTATTGGTTGCAGCAGGTTCTGGTTTAGCAACTTTAAGTTTGCCTGGTTCTAAGGGTGTACCTGAAGGAGCGGTAAAAAATACTTTAATTGCTAATTATAATGATTTAGAGAGTGTAAAAAAGCACTTTAAAGAGTATAAAGATATTGCAGCAGTTATTATTGAACCAATAGCAGGAAATATGGGAGTTGTACTACCGGAAGATAATTTCTTAGTTGAATTAAAAAAATATTTAGAATCTAAAGGAGCTTTGTTAATTGCAGATGAAGTAATGACGGGTTTCCGTTCTAAATTTGGAGGAGCTCAAGAATTATTAGGTGTTCAAGCAGATATTACTTGTTTAGGAAAAGTAATTGGTGGTGGATTTCCTGTTGGAGCTTACGGGGCAAGAAACGAAATAATGGAAATGGTTGCACCTTTAGGTGGTATGTATCAAGCAGGAACTTTATCTGGTAACCCTATTGCAATGGCAGCAGGAATTGCGACGCTAACGGAGTTAAAAAAACAGAATCCTTATGAACATTTTGAAGAAATTGCAAGTATTTTAGAAGTATTGTTATTAGAATCGGCTAAAAAACATAAAATTGGTTTGGTTGTAAATAGATTTGGTTCTATGATAAATCCATTCTTTTTAAAAGGAGAAGTAACTAATTTTGTAGAAGCTCAATTATCTGATACTAAAAAGTTTGCAGTTTTCTTTTGGGAAATGATTAATAACGGAGTTTTCTTACCTCCAAGTCAGTTTGAAGCTTGGTTTTTATCATCAGCATTAACTGATAAGGATATTAAAAAAATAGCTACCGCAATTGATAAAGCAATGTTGGCTGTTTCTAAAATGTAA
- the hemF gene encoding oxygen-dependent coproporphyrinogen oxidase has translation MKNKFYKYIENLQNTITSKLEEVDGLAKFEEDIWERKEGGGGRTRVIENGNVFEKGGVNISAVYGDLPEVLRNQFKVKEGNFFACGLSLVLHPKNPFVPTVHANWRYFEMYDEAGNIVNQWFGGGQDLTPYYLFDEDATHFHTVCKSACDKHHPAFYPKFKKTCDEYFWNSHRNEARGIGGLFFDYQKKTEEFSIEDRFNFVTEVGNSFLESYVPIVEKRKEIGFTKEHKDWQEIRRGRYVEFNLVHDRGTLFGLKTNGRIESILMSLPPIVQWKYNHHPEKNSEEERLTQILKSPKEWI, from the coding sequence ATGAAAAATAAATTTTACAAATACATAGAAAATTTACAAAATACAATTACTTCTAAATTAGAAGAAGTAGATGGTTTAGCTAAATTTGAAGAAGATATTTGGGAAAGAAAAGAAGGTGGAGGAGGAAGAACTCGTGTTATTGAAAACGGAAATGTTTTTGAAAAAGGTGGTGTAAATATATCTGCTGTTTATGGTGATTTACCAGAAGTTTTAAGAAATCAATTTAAAGTAAAAGAAGGTAATTTTTTTGCTTGTGGATTAAGTTTAGTTTTACATCCAAAGAACCCATTTGTACCAACAGTACATGCAAATTGGCGCTATTTTGAAATGTATGATGAGGCAGGAAACATTGTTAATCAATGGTTTGGTGGAGGTCAAGATTTAACTCCGTATTATTTATTTGATGAAGATGCAACTCATTTTCATACGGTTTGTAAATCGGCTTGTGACAAACATCATCCAGCATTTTATCCGAAGTTTAAAAAAACTTGTGATGAGTATTTTTGGAATTCACATAGAAACGAAGCTCGCGGAATTGGTGGTTTATTCTTTGATTATCAAAAGAAAACTGAAGAATTTTCGATTGAAGATAGATTTAATTTTGTAACAGAAGTTGGTAATAGTTTTTTAGAAAGTTATGTGCCAATTGTAGAAAAGAGAAAAGAAATTGGATTTACAAAAGAACATAAAGATTGGCAAGAAATTAGAAGAGGTCGTTATGTAGAATTTAATTTGGTACATGATCGAGGAACTCTTTTTGGCTTAAAAACAAACGGAAGGATAGAAAGTATTTTAATGAGTTTGCCACCAATTGTGCAATGGAAATACAATCATCATCCAGAAAAAAACTCTGAAGAAGAAAGACTTACACAAATTTTAAAGAGTCCTAAAGAGTGGATTTAA
- the hemC gene encoding hydroxymethylbilane synthase, with product MQKIIRIGTRDSKLALWQANKVRKELEALGYQSVIVPIKSTGDLIQDKPLYELGITGVFTKNLDIAMLNGEIDVAVHSLKDVPTVLPEGIIQIAVLKRANYTDLLVLKDTEEFFGQPNGVIATGSLRRKAQWLNRYPTHKVEDLRGNVITRLDKLHNSETWNGAVFAAAGLERLGIRDKGAIPLTWMIPAPAQGTIMVACLENDDYVKDACEQINHYETKVCVGIEREFLRLLEGGCTAPIGALAYIDEKTQEVNFKGILLKKDGSRKITVNQNVKLGSHKFLAKDCADYVINRGGKELMLEDNEVSKKLQHIYSTKKLSKAQKEILSPEIGVQDSDFIKIRFNRIPPKVMKSEIENVVITSQNGVEAILNSFTKDEIKFKSIYCVGRRTKKLIENRIGKVAHVTKNAKKLGEYLSKELINKEVTYFCSNLRLDILPAYLQLHNIVVNEVEAYKTMLSPVEIDKEVPGVLFYSPSGIESYLEKNSTDKVAFCIGETTAKEARKHFEKVEVAHLPSVESALELVNSYFTK from the coding sequence ATGCAAAAAATTATAAGAATTGGTACGCGAGATAGTAAATTAGCTCTTTGGCAAGCAAATAAAGTACGTAAAGAGTTAGAGGCTTTAGGTTATCAATCGGTAATTGTTCCTATTAAATCTACAGGAGATCTTATTCAAGATAAACCTTTGTACGAATTAGGAATTACAGGTGTCTTTACTAAAAATTTAGATATTGCTATGCTAAATGGCGAGATTGATGTTGCTGTACATTCGTTAAAAGATGTACCTACAGTTTTGCCAGAAGGGATAATTCAAATTGCTGTTTTAAAACGTGCAAATTATACAGATTTATTGGTTTTAAAAGATACTGAAGAGTTTTTTGGACAACCAAACGGTGTTATTGCAACAGGAAGTTTGCGAAGAAAAGCACAGTGGTTAAACCGATATCCAACCCATAAAGTAGAAGATTTAAGAGGAAATGTAATTACACGTTTAGATAAGTTACATAATAGTGAAACTTGGAATGGTGCAGTTTTTGCGGCAGCAGGATTAGAAAGATTAGGTATTAGAGATAAAGGCGCAATACCTTTAACTTGGATGATTCCAGCTCCTGCACAAGGAACAATTATGGTTGCTTGTTTAGAAAATGATGATTATGTAAAAGACGCCTGCGAACAAATAAATCATTATGAAACCAAAGTTTGTGTTGGTATAGAACGCGAGTTTTTAAGACTTTTAGAAGGTGGTTGTACTGCGCCAATTGGTGCTTTAGCTTATATTGATGAAAAAACGCAAGAAGTTAATTTTAAAGGAATCTTACTTAAAAAAGATGGTTCTAGAAAAATTACTGTAAATCAAAATGTAAAATTGGGAAGCCATAAGTTTTTGGCGAAAGATTGTGCAGATTACGTAATTAATAGAGGTGGTAAAGAGTTAATGTTAGAGGATAATGAAGTTTCTAAAAAACTACAACATATATATTCTACCAAAAAATTATCTAAAGCTCAGAAAGAAATATTATCTCCAGAAATAGGTGTTCAAGATAGTGATTTTATTAAAATTCGTTTTAATAGAATTCCTCCCAAAGTGATGAAATCAGAAATTGAAAATGTAGTTATTACAAGTCAAAATGGTGTAGAAGCAATATTGAATTCTTTTACAAAGGATGAAATAAAATTTAAGAGTATTTATTGTGTTGGTAGAAGAACAAAAAAACTGATTGAAAACAGAATTGGTAAAGTTGCTCATGTAACAAAAAATGCGAAAAAATTAGGAGAATATCTGTCAAAAGAATTGATAAACAAAGAAGTAACTTATTTTTGTAGTAACTTAAGGTTAGATATTTTACCAGCATATTTACAGCTTCATAATATCGTAGTTAACGAAGTTGAGGCTTATAAAACGATGTTAAGCCCAGTAGAGATTGATAAAGAAGTTCCTGGAGTACTATTTTATAGCCCTTCTGGAATAGAAAGTTATTTAGAAAAAAATAGCACAGATAAAGTAGCTTTTTGTATTGGAGAAACCACTGCAAAAGAAGCAAGAAAACATTTTGAAAAAGTAGAAGTTGCTCATTTACCAAGTGTAGAAAGTGCTCTAGAGTTGGTGAATTCGTATTTTACAAAATAA
- the hemB gene encoding porphobilinogen synthase, producing MFRTRRLRKSEGIRRLVRETKLSVDDFIYPLFIEEGENIETEIVSMPGIKRFSLDRISKELDEVVSLNIPAVLLFGIPSNKDDEGTETWNDNGIMQQAIRFIKKNYPSLYVITDVCFCEYTSHGHCGIIHDNDVDNDATLVNIAKQTISHAKAGVDMVAPSGMMDGTIDMMRQALDNSGFVNLPIMGYSVKYSSAFYGPFRDAADSAPTFGDRRTYQMDPANRDEGMREATFDDQEGADILMVKPALSYLDIIRDLKNNFDRPIACYNVSGEYAMVKAAAEKGWIDGEKVMMESLLSMKRAGADIIITYFAKEAAKVLLKK from the coding sequence ATGTTTCGTACAAGAAGACTTAGAAAATCAGAAGGAATAAGAAGATTAGTAAGAGAAACTAAACTTTCTGTTGATGATTTTATATACCCACTTTTTATAGAAGAAGGAGAAAATATTGAAACTGAAATTGTTTCCATGCCAGGAATTAAACGTTTTTCTTTGGATAGAATTTCTAAAGAATTAGATGAGGTAGTTTCTTTAAATATTCCCGCAGTTTTATTATTCGGAATTCCATCAAATAAAGATGATGAAGGAACAGAAACTTGGAATGATAACGGAATAATGCAACAAGCAATTCGTTTTATCAAGAAAAACTACCCAAGTTTATATGTAATTACTGATGTATGTTTTTGCGAATATACTTCTCACGGACATTGTGGAATTATACACGATAATGATGTTGATAATGATGCAACTTTAGTAAATATTGCCAAACAAACGATTTCTCATGCAAAAGCAGGTGTAGATATGGTTGCACCTTCAGGAATGATGGATGGAACGATTGATATGATGCGTCAAGCATTAGATAATTCAGGTTTTGTGAACTTGCCAATTATGGGGTATTCAGTAAAATATTCATCTGCATTTTATGGTCCTTTTAGAGATGCAGCAGATTCTGCACCAACTTTTGGAGACAGAAGAACTTATCAAATGGATCCTGCAAACAGAGATGAAGGAATGCGTGAAGCCACTTTTGATGATCAAGAAGGAGCAGATATTTTAATGGTAAAACCAGCGTTATCTTATTTGGATATTATTAGAGATTTAAAAAATAATTTTGATAGACCAATTGCTTGTTATAATGTAAGTGGAGAATATGCAATGGTAAAAGCAGCTGCAGAAAAAGGTTGGATCGACGGAGAAAAAGTAATGATGGAAAGTTTACTATCAATGAAAAGAGCAGGAGCAGATATTATTATTACGTATTTTGCAAAGGAAGCGGCAAAAGTTTTGTTGAAAAAATAA
- a CDS encoding TrmH family RNA methyltransferase, with protein MIQLTHNDIENKQQQFPITIVCDAIRTPENIGMCFRISENFGIQKIYFHESSPSLENRKVINTARNTINQIEHDYYTDFTTVINKLKAEGNTIIGIEITDKSINIQDFNFKNHEKIVLLLGSERNGIENINLVDYTISIPMFGRNSSMNVIHSLAITLYEVTNQLAVSS; from the coding sequence GTGATACAATTAACACATAACGACATAGAAAATAAGCAGCAACAATTCCCTATAACAATTGTTTGTGATGCTATTAGAACTCCAGAAAACATTGGAATGTGTTTTAGAATTTCGGAAAATTTTGGAATCCAAAAAATATATTTCCATGAGAGCTCTCCTTCCTTAGAAAACAGAAAAGTTATTAATACAGCTAGAAATACAATCAATCAAATTGAACATGATTATTATACTGATTTTACAACTGTTATTAACAAATTAAAAGCAGAAGGAAACACAATTATTGGCATAGAAATTACTGATAAAAGTATCAATATTCAAGATTTTAATTTTAAAAATCATGAAAAAATCGTTTTACTTTTGGGCAGCGAAAGAAACGGAATTGAAAATATCAACTTGGTAGATTACACAATTTCAATACCAATGTTTGGCAGAAATTCTAGCATGAACGTAATTCATAGTTTGGCAATTACTCTGTATGAAGTTACGAATCAGTTAGCAGTTAGCAGTTAG
- a CDS encoding EI24 domain-containing protein, whose product MIKNIILGIKEYAGALSLISKLKLWKYFIIPVLISIVTAILIGVEAYVLSDNIGSYIAKAWVWDSGKETFTSISNFIGGLIVVIIGLIVYKHIIMALSAPFMSAVSEKIEHHFYGNVKHLHRKTSFTEQLIRGIRINLRNLLKELLITFPILLLKFIPIINIFSTILLFLVQAYYAGFGNMDYTLERHLDYKKSVDFVGKNKGYAIGNGIVFMLCLLIPIIGIIIVLPLSVTAASTKTLSLLHSKHE is encoded by the coding sequence ATGATTAAAAATATTATTTTAGGAATTAAAGAATACGCTGGTGCTTTATCGCTAATTTCAAAATTAAAACTTTGGAAATATTTTATAATTCCTGTTTTAATAAGTATTGTAACTGCTATTTTAATTGGTGTAGAAGCGTATGTTTTATCAGATAATATTGGTAGTTATATAGCAAAAGCGTGGGTTTGGGATTCAGGTAAAGAAACTTTTACATCAATTAGCAATTTTATTGGAGGTTTAATAGTCGTAATTATTGGTTTAATCGTTTATAAACACATAATTATGGCATTATCCGCGCCTTTTATGAGCGCAGTTTCAGAAAAAATAGAACATCATTTTTATGGAAATGTTAAACACTTACATAGAAAAACATCTTTTACAGAACAGTTAATTAGAGGAATAAGAATAAATTTAAGAAATTTATTAAAAGAGCTTTTAATTACATTTCCAATTTTACTATTAAAATTTATACCAATAATAAATATATTTTCTACTATTTTATTATTTTTAGTTCAGGCGTATTACGCAGGTTTTGGTAATATGGATTATACTTTAGAGCGTCATTTAGATTATAAAAAAAGTGTAGATTTTGTAGGTAAAAATAAAGGTTATGCAATAGGAAACGGTATTGTTTTTATGTTGTGTTTACTTATTCCAATCATCGGAATTATTATAGTTTTACCACTATCAGTAACAGCTGCGTCAACAAAAACTTTATCGTTATTACATAGCAAACATGAATAA